The Ornithorhynchus anatinus isolate Pmale09 chromosome Y3, mOrnAna1.pri.v4, whole genome shotgun sequence genome has a window encoding:
- the LOC114808683 gene encoding coiled-coil domain-containing protein 183-like isoform X1, whose translation MALRRGTQQEEEEESEPGGAEATMKVQGGKDIRDQIQELRAIIRLQEQGRVLHTQSSKQRVNQNKDTVGLLRGSIRQRTREWQMARKHDERSISWAFREEHLLKLATNKTSMESVQQKLQKYIYDRVKVHDALVHLLRRRAAVLEDLQRELLRLRRLEEPSKETELQHQRIRQLENSIEKMEMKCSSAQSIHQMYENSLASLKQELASYPSKLSNMANMVGAYQSALQDMTQMAQETIEITEVTKLDAAKAETALIAEHEAQESQLNAQKKQVDKAWVRDTGDRHRQQSRRDTDFSFLGEDLTKGKNPEPSKSQMEYEAQIISEVEKVKTAVPVFKTSG comes from the exons ATGGCACTCCGCAGAGGgacgcagcaggaggaggaggaggagagcgagcCGGGCGGCGCGGAGGCCACCATGAAGGTGCAAGGTGGAAAGGACATTCGGGATCAAATCCAGGAACTGCGAGCCATCATACGCCTGCAGG AGCAAGGCAGGGTCCTACACACCCAGTCGTCCAAGCAGCGAGTGAACCAGAACAAGGATACCGTCGGCCTCCTGCGGGGCAGCATCCGGCAACGGACACGTGAATGGCAGATGGCCAGAAAG CATGATGAGAGGTCCATCTCCTGGGCCTTTCGCGAAGAGCATCTGCTGAAACTAGCCACGAACAAGACTTCCATGGAG AGCGTGCAGCAGAAACTGCAGAAGTATATCTACGACCGGGTGAAGGTGCACGACGCCCTGGTTCATCTGTTGCGGCGGCGGGCCGCGGTGCTGGAAGACCTGCAGCGGGAACTGCTCAGGCTGCGACGCCTGGAGGAGCCCAGCAAGGAGACCGAGCTGCAGCACCAA AGGATTCGCCAGCTGGAGAACAGCATCgagaagatggagatgaagtGCAGCTCTGCCCAGAGCATCCACCAGATGTATGAAAACTCTCTGGCATCCCTGAAACAG GAACTGGCCAGCTACCCTTCCAAGCTGAGCAACATGGCGAACATGGTGGGCGCCTACCAGAGTGCACTTCAAGACATGACCCAGATGGCCCAGGAGACCATCGAGATCACGGAGGTGACCAAG TTGGATGCGGCCAAAGCGGAGACGGCTCTCATCGCGGAGCACGAGGCTCAGGAAAGCCAGCTGAACGCCCAGAAGAAGCAGGTTGACAAGGCCTGGGTGAGAGACACCGGCGATCGCCACCGGCAG CAGTCCAGGAGAGATACTGACTTCTCGTTTCTTGGCGAGGATCTTACCAAAG GAAAGAACCCGGAACCTTCCAAATCCCAGATGGAATATGAAGCCCAGATTATTTCTGAAGTGGAAAAGGTCAAGACCGCTGTACCAGTGTTCAAAACGTCTGGGTAA
- the LOC114808693 gene encoding coiled-coil domain-containing protein 183-like, with protein MEEQLKQKLEAEEARRQQASRSVEKNQELMLTVQNGIDNLFMRLCSISVPGEEDVPTDFKDTFKKLEFCQRKLVHLVSVSKDVPPEEVEKVKHVLEKLAQEDKLNRKVPFEDQDTEITETFNYADMEDYYVPTREEIKRQGKNLIEAKLKASKKKPKN; from the exons ATGGAAGAGCAGCTGAAGCAGAAGTTGGAGGCGGAAGAAGCCAGACGACAACAGGCCAGCCGCAGcgtggagaagaaccaggagttGATGCTGACCGTCCAGAATGGTATCGACAATCTCTTCATGCGCCTGTGCAGCATCTCGGTGCCCGGAGAG GAGGATGTCCCGACTGACTTCAAAGACACATTCAAAAAGCTGGAATTCTGTCAGAGGAAACTCGTCCATCTGGTCAGCGTGTCTAAAGACGTCCCCCCGGAGGAGGTTGAAAAG GTGAAACACGTCCTAGAAAAGTTGGCCCAAGAGGACAAGCTGAACAGGAAGGTTCCTTTCGAAGATCAGGACACTGAAATAACAG AGACCTTCAATTACGCCGACATGGAGGACTACTACGTCCCGACCCGGGAGGAAATCAAAAGGCAGGGCAAGAACCTGATCGAGGCCAAGCTCAAGGCCAGCAAGAAGAAGCCGAAGAATTGA
- the LOC114808683 gene encoding coiled-coil domain-containing protein 183-like isoform X2, whose amino-acid sequence MALRRGTQQEEEEESEPGGAEATMKVQGGKDIRDQIQELRAIIRLQEQGRVLHTQSSKQRVNQNKDTVGLLRGSIRQRTREWQMARKHDERSISWAFREEHLLKLATNKTSMESVQQKLQKYIYDRVKVHDALVHLLRRRAAVLEDLQRELLRLRRLEEPSKETELQHQRIRQLENSIEKMEMKCSSAQSIHQMYENSLASLKQELASYPSKLSNMANMVGAYQSALQDMTQMAQETIEITEVTKLDAAKAETALIAEHEAQESQLNAQKKQVDKAWVRDTGDRHRQSRRDTDFSFLGEDLTKGKNPEPSKSQMEYEAQIISEVEKVKTAVPVFKTSG is encoded by the exons ATGGCACTCCGCAGAGGgacgcagcaggaggaggaggaggagagcgagcCGGGCGGCGCGGAGGCCACCATGAAGGTGCAAGGTGGAAAGGACATTCGGGATCAAATCCAGGAACTGCGAGCCATCATACGCCTGCAGG AGCAAGGCAGGGTCCTACACACCCAGTCGTCCAAGCAGCGAGTGAACCAGAACAAGGATACCGTCGGCCTCCTGCGGGGCAGCATCCGGCAACGGACACGTGAATGGCAGATGGCCAGAAAG CATGATGAGAGGTCCATCTCCTGGGCCTTTCGCGAAGAGCATCTGCTGAAACTAGCCACGAACAAGACTTCCATGGAG AGCGTGCAGCAGAAACTGCAGAAGTATATCTACGACCGGGTGAAGGTGCACGACGCCCTGGTTCATCTGTTGCGGCGGCGGGCCGCGGTGCTGGAAGACCTGCAGCGGGAACTGCTCAGGCTGCGACGCCTGGAGGAGCCCAGCAAGGAGACCGAGCTGCAGCACCAA AGGATTCGCCAGCTGGAGAACAGCATCgagaagatggagatgaagtGCAGCTCTGCCCAGAGCATCCACCAGATGTATGAAAACTCTCTGGCATCCCTGAAACAG GAACTGGCCAGCTACCCTTCCAAGCTGAGCAACATGGCGAACATGGTGGGCGCCTACCAGAGTGCACTTCAAGACATGACCCAGATGGCCCAGGAGACCATCGAGATCACGGAGGTGACCAAG TTGGATGCGGCCAAAGCGGAGACGGCTCTCATCGCGGAGCACGAGGCTCAGGAAAGCCAGCTGAACGCCCAGAAGAAGCAGGTTGACAAGGCCTGGGTGAGAGACACCGGCGATCGCCACCGGCAG TCCAGGAGAGATACTGACTTCTCGTTTCTTGGCGAGGATCTTACCAAAG GAAAGAACCCGGAACCTTCCAAATCCCAGATGGAATATGAAGCCCAGATTATTTCTGAAGTGGAAAAGGTCAAGACCGCTGTACCAGTGTTCAAAACGTCTGGGTAA